A region from the Hydrogenimonas sp. genome encodes:
- a CDS encoding membrane protein, whose amino-acid sequence MHHDKKEVLNKGLVSFAIKVAGLALGFVLTFYLAKKFGPLGTGIFATTMTFLQVLSIFTKFGTDGYLLREISKSRQLQQGTADLFREISLIVLVFSLIVSIVLFVLNSQILQKLFHGNLNKDTFIFIIFSYILYTLLTLNFTFLKAIREIALQSFFNYMSLFLFMLLMLVLHKSSYEADAIVKIIFVAIAMSFLFSLVAIYAKSEKGLSPSVKKIFITHKRIKKIFKLSVPFLLTSALMLIMNWIDTIMIASLVSSEAVGVYYIVAKFSMIVTLPSVALCNILAPKFSAAFNEKFFSKINDLIRWAFGKVAMTSLLIFLAFVLFGEWMLEFYGNDFKEGYSSLLFLSGGQLLNSFVGVVAALFLVAHYEKKFAFIMLLASIINILLNLLLIPLFEILGASIASFCSFVFLFFSSLYIYIKRFRLYHA is encoded by the coding sequence ATGCACCATGACAAAAAAGAGGTTCTAAACAAAGGTTTGGTTTCATTTGCTATAAAGGTGGCTGGACTTGCTCTTGGTTTTGTCCTCACCTTCTATCTGGCTAAGAAATTTGGACCGCTTGGAACAGGCATATTCGCAACCACTATGACTTTTTTACAGGTACTAAGTATTTTCACAAAATTCGGTACTGACGGATATCTTCTTAGAGAGATATCAAAAAGCCGGCAACTGCAACAAGGTACTGCAGATCTTTTTAGAGAAATCTCTCTTATAGTCCTGGTATTTTCACTTATAGTCTCAATAGTTCTTTTTGTGTTGAACAGTCAAATTCTTCAAAAACTTTTTCATGGCAACCTAAATAAGGACACATTTATTTTTATAATATTTTCATACATTTTATATACTCTTTTGACTCTCAACTTTACTTTTTTGAAAGCCATAAGAGAAATTGCTCTCCAGTCATTTTTTAACTATATGAGCCTATTTCTTTTTATGTTACTCATGCTTGTTCTGCACAAAAGTTCCTACGAAGCAGATGCGATTGTGAAAATAATTTTTGTAGCGATAGCTATGAGCTTCCTATTCAGTCTAGTTGCCATCTATGCAAAAAGCGAAAAAGGACTCTCTCCTTCGGTCAAAAAAATTTTTATCACTCATAAAAGGATAAAAAAAATTTTTAAATTGTCAGTCCCTTTCTTGTTGACCTCGGCTCTGATGTTAATCATGAACTGGATTGATACCATAATGATAGCCTCTCTTGTCTCAAGCGAAGCAGTAGGTGTTTATTATATTGTTGCTAAATTCTCTATGATTGTAACCTTGCCCTCTGTTGCACTTTGCAATATCTTGGCTCCAAAATTTTCAGCAGCCTTCAATGAAAAGTTCTTTTCAAAAATAAATGATCTGATAAGATGGGCATTCGGAAAGGTTGCCATGACCAGCTTGCTTATTTTTTTGGCTTTCGTTTTATTTGGAGAATGGATGCTCGAATTCTACGGCAATGATTTCAAAGAAGGCTATTCCAGCCTTCTTTTTCTATCCGGCGGTCAATTATTGAATTCTTTTGTTGGAGTTGTCGCAGCACTTTTTCTAGTAGCTCATTATGAAAAAAAATTTGCTTTTATCATGCTTTTGGCTTCAATTATCAATATACTTTTAAATCTCCTTCTCATTCCTTTATTCGAAATTCTAGGTGCGTCCATAGCTAGTTTTTGCAGTTTTGTCTTTCTATTTTTTTCATCATTGTATATTTATATAAAAAGGTTCCGCCTATATCATGCATAA
- a CDS encoding CDP-4-dehydro-6-deoxy-D-glucose 3-dehydratase has protein sequence MNEKDRLKQEILEKVKEYYEVVFKPAQKRPFIEGESRINYAGRVFDATEMQYLVDSSLDFWLTYGEYSKVFEKKLADYLNIKWALLVNSGSSANLLAFFALTSPLLKDRQIKRGDEVITVAAGFPTTVAPIVQYGAVPVFVDMELEYFNIDVTQLEKAVSPKTKAVMIAHTLGNPFNIKAVKEFCDKYGLWLIEDNCDALGSTYEGKPTGTWGDIGTSSFYPPHHMTMGEGGAVYTDNPMLKKILLSMRDWGRDCWCESGVDNTCGARFSKQFGSLPKGYDHKYVYSHFGFNLKVSDMQAAVGVAQLEKLPLFIEKRKENFEILKKGLECLSDYLILPEATPNSDPSWFGFLMTVKDNTRFSRNDLAEYLEKNNIQTRNLFAGNILRHPLFNSLVEGKDYRVIGELQATDKIMNDSFWVGLYPGMGKEAIGYMIEKIKEFAKDK, from the coding sequence ATTTTAGAAAAGGTTAAAGAATACTATGAAGTAGTATTTAAACCGGCTCAAAAGAGGCCGTTCATAGAAGGAGAGAGCCGTATAAACTATGCAGGACGTGTTTTCGATGCGACGGAGATGCAATATCTTGTCGACAGCTCACTAGACTTCTGGCTAACATATGGTGAATACTCCAAAGTTTTTGAAAAAAAACTTGCAGACTATCTAAATATCAAATGGGCTCTTTTGGTAAACTCTGGATCATCAGCCAACCTGCTTGCCTTTTTTGCTTTAACTTCTCCGCTACTGAAAGACCGACAGATAAAACGTGGGGATGAAGTAATCACCGTGGCTGCAGGCTTTCCAACCACAGTTGCCCCCATAGTACAATATGGGGCGGTTCCTGTATTTGTGGATATGGAATTGGAGTATTTCAATATTGATGTTACACAATTGGAAAAAGCTGTAAGTCCAAAAACCAAAGCTGTCATGATAGCACATACACTTGGCAACCCATTCAATATAAAAGCGGTAAAAGAGTTTTGTGACAAGTATGGCTTGTGGCTTATTGAAGATAACTGTGATGCGCTTGGCTCAACATATGAAGGAAAACCAACAGGCACATGGGGCGATATTGGAACCAGCAGTTTCTATCCTCCGCATCATATGACCATGGGAGAAGGAGGAGCAGTTTACACCGATAATCCGATGCTTAAAAAGATACTCCTGTCAATGAGAGACTGGGGAAGAGACTGCTGGTGCGAAAGCGGTGTAGATAATACATGTGGCGCACGTTTTTCCAAGCAGTTTGGAAGTCTGCCTAAAGGGTATGATCATAAGTATGTCTACAGTCACTTCGGATTCAACCTCAAGGTTTCCGATATGCAAGCTGCTGTAGGCGTGGCGCAACTGGAAAAACTTCCCTTGTTCATAGAAAAGCGTAAAGAGAATTTCGAGATATTGAAAAAAGGGCTGGAGTGCCTCTCCGACTATCTAATTCTCCCGGAGGCAACACCAAACTCAGATCCGAGCTGGTTTGGTTTTTTGATGACGGTAAAAGATAATACAAGATTCTCTAGAAATGATTTAGCAGAATACCTTGAAAAAAACAATATTCAAACAAGAAATCTTTTTGCTGGAAATATTTTACGCCATCCTCTCTTCAACTCGTTGGTTGAAGGTAAAGATTACAGAGTTATCGGAGAGTTGCAGGCAACAGACAAAATCATGAACGATAGCTTCTGGGTAGGGCTATATCCCGGAATGGGCAAGGAGGCAATAGGTTACATGATTGAAAAAATCAAAGAGTTTGCCAAGGATAAATAA
- a CDS encoding dTDP-glucose 4,6-dehydratase, with amino-acid sequence MKYLITGGCGFLGSNIASKILQEGNELILFDNLYRFGSYQNLDWLKSQGDFRFIHGDIRNTNDVENMIKDTKPDVIYHLAGQVAMTSSIENPRMDMEINVLGSFNLLNAVRLYSPDAAVIYSSTNKVYGDLEQFTYEETESRYKCLEKPNGFDEATPLEFHSPYGTSKGSADQYMLDFARIYGLNTVVFRHSSMFGGRQFATYDQGWIGWFTQKAVEIKHGKLKEPFTISGNGKQVRDLLYASDCVDLYLKASRKIESIKGEAFNIGGGVENSSSLLELFSFLESELDIKIEYIKLPPRESDQKVFVADISKAKNMIGWEPAVSKADGIRDMILWVESRIDV; translated from the coding sequence ATGAAGTACTTAATAACAGGCGGTTGCGGTTTTTTGGGGTCAAATATTGCAAGTAAAATTCTGCAAGAAGGCAATGAGCTGATTCTGTTTGACAATCTTTACAGATTTGGAAGCTATCAGAACCTAGACTGGTTAAAGTCTCAAGGTGATTTTCGTTTCATACATGGTGATATAAGAAACACAAATGATGTCGAAAATATGATAAAAGATACAAAACCGGATGTGATATATCATCTGGCAGGTCAAGTTGCAATGACATCATCTATAGAAAATCCAAGAATGGATATGGAGATCAATGTCTTGGGAAGTTTCAATCTTTTAAACGCGGTACGCCTCTACAGCCCGGACGCAGCCGTTATCTATTCATCTACGAACAAGGTCTATGGCGATCTTGAGCAATTTACGTATGAAGAGACTGAAAGCAGATACAAATGCCTGGAGAAGCCTAATGGTTTTGATGAAGCTACTCCACTGGAATTTCACTCTCCATACGGTACATCCAAAGGCAGCGCCGACCAGTATATGCTTGACTTTGCAAGGATATATGGTTTAAATACTGTAGTATTCAGACACTCATCCATGTTCGGAGGAAGACAGTTTGCAACATATGACCAGGGATGGATCGGATGGTTCACTCAAAAAGCAGTAGAAATCAAGCATGGGAAGCTAAAAGAGCCTTTTACCATATCTGGCAACGGTAAACAGGTCAGAGATTTGCTTTACGCAAGTGATTGCGTCGATTTATACCTGAAAGCCTCAAGAAAAATTGAATCAATAAAAGGAGAGGCTTTCAATATCGGTGGGGGAGTAGAAAACTCTTCTTCTCTACTAGAACTTTTCAGCTTTCTGGAAAGCGAGCTTGATATAAAGATAGAATACATAAAGCTTCCACCGAGGGAGAGTGATCAGAAAGTTTTTGTTGCAGATATTTCCAAAGCAAAAAACATGATAGGCTGGGAACCGGCTGTTAGTAAGGCTGATGGTATAAGAGATATGATTTTATGGGTGGAGAGCCGGATTGATGTTTGA
- a CDS encoding glycosyltransferase, translating to MFDVPAISICIPTYNRASYLAETLVSIKKAAENIKYKIEICISDNASEDNTAEVVKKFQKTINESSIQIKYHKNKENLGADKNFLKAVELASAELCWFLGSDDLAIKSSLEQIFDTYRSNKADIFVYDRINFSSKKKELESWTRYPFHVTSQNINDYIEQLDRLGGIFSYISSIVFKKSLWDNVVQIDKQLNRFIGTQYIHTYILFRMISNGADMYYAHKPIVLNRIGNSTFLSGKNHFRRILLDYAYLDIAEATFGTTTKEAIESLLYRKNTLPKLLRAKLFLAEEDQVLYNEFINQKFKRKELICKLTPNFVIKSLLYFYQMVK from the coding sequence ATGTTTGATGTTCCCGCCATTTCAATATGTATTCCTACCTACAACAGGGCATCATACTTGGCAGAAACTCTCGTGAGTATCAAAAAGGCTGCAGAAAATATAAAATATAAAATTGAGATCTGTATCAGTGACAATGCATCTGAAGACAATACAGCTGAAGTCGTAAAAAAGTTTCAAAAGACAATTAACGAATCATCTATACAAATAAAATACCATAAAAATAAAGAGAACCTTGGTGCAGACAAAAACTTTTTAAAAGCTGTTGAACTTGCATCAGCAGAACTATGTTGGTTCTTGGGAAGTGACGACTTGGCCATTAAATCATCTCTTGAACAAATCTTCGATACATATAGATCAAACAAAGCCGATATTTTTGTTTATGACAGAATCAATTTCTCTTCAAAAAAGAAAGAGCTAGAAAGCTGGACACGATACCCTTTTCATGTGACTAGCCAAAATATAAACGACTATATAGAACAACTTGACAGACTGGGAGGAATATTTTCATATATTTCATCTATAGTTTTTAAAAAATCTTTATGGGACAATGTGGTGCAAATCGACAAACAGCTTAACAGGTTTATAGGAACACAATATATTCACACTTATATCCTTTTTAGAATGATATCCAATGGAGCCGATATGTACTATGCCCACAAGCCTATCGTACTCAATAGAATCGGAAACAGCACTTTTTTAAGCGGGAAGAACCACTTTCGGCGAATTCTTCTTGACTATGCCTATCTGGATATTGCTGAAGCAACATTCGGAACCACTACCAAAGAGGCCATAGAATCACTTTTGTATCGCAAAAACACTCTCCCAAAACTGTTACGTGCCAAGCTGTTTTTGGCAGAAGAAGATCAAGTTTTATATAACGAATTTATAAACCAAAAATTCAAAAGAAAAGAACTTATCTGTAAACTTACCCCTAACTTTGTCATAAAGTCTTTACTCTACTTTTACCAAATGGTGAAATAA
- a CDS encoding oligosaccharide repeat unit polymerase Wzy, producing MHKDIRLPIASVAILLFWSSIFFLKFPLITIISLMILGLITVYLLFKSTSIKKAALLILINMLLWILTGIASSGITLDSLTPEYFRGEGRIFLYYLPIIIFSLLSTRIYDLIFLKRVIYSIAFINFILFLIWIFNPSAELLSIGKDFSAFISSHTGAGTYFGTIVIFITFQYLYHKNKINLLFFIISLFPLIFSSSRQALVAVAGVMVFYMLSEKKYLLLIKTAGIFFLATLLLLNMNIRSIERFQSIFSNEFFETLPMAVEQATQAENVKEEKLARGLSENESIVNALNRIVLWAKASEDFSRSPIVGIGFGKYNDIENDYFGMPGIFYFATSSKQNISDVTSAHNSYLHILSESGLLGLVLIILFWWYLYYHFKKMEKLSPSLTLYFKTARYLIIFICINGLFGHAFAAPALGFTALTIIAAIYAVKTPVLITITDKRIP from the coding sequence ATGCATAAAGATATTAGACTTCCAATAGCTTCTGTTGCCATACTGCTTTTCTGGAGTAGTATTTTCTTTTTGAAATTTCCGCTCATTACTATAATTTCTTTAATGATTTTAGGCCTGATAACAGTATATCTTCTCTTTAAAAGTACCTCCATAAAAAAAGCGGCCCTACTGATTTTGATAAATATGCTCCTCTGGATTCTTACCGGTATAGCATCTTCAGGTATAACATTAGACAGCTTAACTCCCGAATATTTTCGTGGTGAGGGGCGTATTTTTCTCTACTACTTGCCAATAATTATTTTTTCACTACTTTCTACACGTATTTATGATCTGATCTTTCTCAAAAGAGTTATCTATAGTATTGCTTTTATCAACTTCATCCTGTTTTTAATTTGGATTTTCAACCCATCTGCTGAGCTACTCAGTATCGGGAAAGATTTTTCTGCTTTTATATCTTCTCACACTGGTGCAGGTACCTATTTTGGAACCATTGTGATTTTTATTACTTTTCAATATCTTTACCATAAGAATAAAATAAATCTATTATTTTTCATTATTTCTTTATTTCCTCTAATTTTCTCTTCTTCAAGACAAGCCCTTGTTGCGGTAGCCGGTGTTATGGTTTTTTATATGTTATCCGAAAAAAAATACCTTCTACTTATTAAAACAGCTGGTATATTTTTCTTGGCCACTCTTCTGCTTTTGAATATGAATATCAGAAGCATTGAAAGGTTCCAGTCCATTTTCTCAAATGAGTTTTTCGAAACACTTCCTATGGCTGTAGAACAAGCAACTCAAGCAGAAAATGTCAAAGAAGAGAAGCTTGCTCGTGGTCTTTCCGAAAACGAATCCATTGTCAATGCACTCAATAGAATTGTCTTGTGGGCCAAAGCATCAGAAGACTTTTCCAGAAGTCCTATAGTCGGTATTGGTTTCGGAAAATATAATGATATTGAAAACGACTATTTCGGAATGCCTGGAATCTTTTATTTTGCTACATCATCCAAACAGAATATTTCGGATGTCACCTCTGCGCACAATTCCTATCTACATATTCTTTCCGAAAGCGGCTTATTGGGACTGGTGTTGATAATTCTGTTTTGGTGGTATCTCTACTATCACTTCAAAAAAATGGAGAAACTTTCTCCCTCTTTGACACTCTATTTTAAAACAGCAAGATATCTCATAATATTTATCTGCATCAACGGGCTGTTCGGTCACGCATTTGCCGCTCCCGCTCTAGGTTTTACGGCATTGACCATTATTGCTGCCATCTATGCAGTAAAAACACCGGTTCTTATAACCATAACAGATAAAAGGATTCCATAA